One stretch of Rhizophagus irregularis chromosome 6, complete sequence DNA includes these proteins:
- a CDS encoding uncharacterized protein (SECRETED:cutsite_SVA-TN; SECRETED:prob_0.4397); SECRETED:SignalP(1-27), translating to MIWSNRNFLFITTGLVVLMLFFSSSVATNNHHKHCDKVVKAHHYTRTVYPSHCPKRHTKTTTTTSTATATTTTTSTTTTTTTTTTTTTTTTTFVEPTGPFRKRHNQEHEHFKCVPDKHKHYTYNKHGKCTEITYCTPTVYKPCPKKNKTTTKTEFETTTSTATATTTSTSTSTSTSVLVIPTCRASGAFCDFASTGACCSRCCFLTDANQQPINKCC from the coding sequence ATGATATGGTCaaatagaaattttcttttcattacgACTGGTTTAGTCGTTTTGATGCTTTTTTTCTCGTCGTCAGTAGCAACTAATAACCATCATAAACACTGCGATAAAGTAGTCAAGGCACACCATTATACTAGAACCGTTTATCCATCACATTGCCCAAAAAGACACACTAAAACAACCACAACTACATCTACCGCTACCGCAACTACCACCACTACAagcaccaccaccaccaccaccaccaccactaCCACCACTACCACCACTACCACTTTCGTTGAGCCCACTGGACCATTTCGAAAGAGGCATAATCAAGAACATGAACATTTTAAATGTGTTCCTGATAAACATAAACattatacttataataaacatGGCAAATGCACAGAAATCACCTATTGTACTCCAACAGTTTATAAACCAtgtcctaaaaaaaataaaaccacaACAAAAACCGAATTTGAAACCACCACCTCCACTGCTACCGCCACTACTACTTCCACTTCCACTTCCACTTCCACCTCCGTTTTAGTAATACCCACATGTAGGGCTAGTGGCGCTTTTTGTGATTTCGCTAGTACCGGTGCATGCTGTAGCCGATGTTGTTTTTTAACTGATGCTAATCAACaaccaattaataaatgttgcTAA